A stretch of DNA from Thermodesulfobacteriota bacterium:
TTATTTCACGAAGACCTCAAGTTGGAACAAGGGTAAGATGGGAGAACTCAACGATCGGTTCAGAAACCATGGCTTCTTACAGGAGAGAGAGTTAGATGTTATTAACTTACGGTAAAAATTCCATTTACTACAAGTTAAAGGAAAATAAAAGAAAGGAGGAACATTAATATCTATGGGATCAGTAAAGATATTTTGGAAATCTAATTGCCCCAAGTGTCCTGCTGCAAAGAATATGGGAATTATATTAAAAAAAGAGGGGGTCAATGTAACAAATTATAACCTGGACACTTTGGATGGATTAGCAGAAGGGGCATATTACAGTGTTATGGCAACACCAACCCTGATTATAGAAGACGAAGAGGAGAACCATATCGCTGATTTCAGAGGAGATGTGCCCACAGTTCAAGAAATTCAAAAACTCATAAACCAACATCAATAAATTCCATTAAAGATATCATTTATACTTAAATAAAATAGAGTGTTAGAAAATTTAAAATTTGGCTGTAAATAAACCGGGATACTATAAATAATGGCTACGAAAAACTCACATAAGATTCTGGTTGTAGATGATGAAAAGGGCATTAGAGATATGATCTATGCCCTTCTGACTATGGAAGGTTATTCAGTAGCCACTGCCGAGGATGGGATAGCTGCTCTTAAAAAATTACAGACCGACTCTTACGACTTAATGATTACTGATCTTGTAATGCCCGATATGGGGGGAACAGAGCTTCTCGATTGGGTTTACCAAAGGGGTCTTAAAATGGCTATTCTCATTATTACGGGATCACCAATTATCAATATGGAAGAATACCTTAAGAATAGAGGGGTCCTTGCTTGCATTCCAAAGCCATTTAAGTTTAATCATTTATCTTTCATGGTTCAGAAGGGGCTAAATCGGGAGAATCCAGTTTAGAAGAATAAAGCCCTTTCAAAAATTATAATAAATTTTATCCTGTTTTTCAGTTTAACTCAATTAAACAGTCTGGAAAGATATTGATTCAAATTAAAGGATTTTTAGAAACTTCCTTCATAGACTGGCATGGCAAGATTGTTTCTGTAATA
This window harbors:
- a CDS encoding thioredoxin family protein; its protein translation is MGSVKIFWKSNCPKCPAAKNMGIILKKEGVNVTNYNLDTLDGLAEGAYYSVMATPTLIIEDEEENHIADFRGDVPTVQEIQKLINQHQ
- a CDS encoding response regulator; this encodes MATKNSHKILVVDDEKGIRDMIYALLTMEGYSVATAEDGIAALKKLQTDSYDLMITDLVMPDMGGTELLDWVYQRGLKMAILIITGSPIINMEEYLKNRGVLACIPKPFKFNHLSFMVQKGLNRENPV